A region of Reichenbachiella carrageenanivorans DNA encodes the following proteins:
- a CDS encoding Ig-like domain-containing protein yields the protein MMKKLLYVLMMNLLVFTSQAQLRVGDPGVTVDQSKFDTDYPQMNRWANAGVRGGIPFISSFDKTASMNAGNSSAINAAITSLSNSLSSGETGLLTLNNGTYTINGTVNMKSNVSIIGQSRNGVICNITMSSNDAFLFNNVSNCGIYKLTIQGSWGQPIYNWNYSLDENREFTNTNVSVRLKGGTEDCWLDKVTILNSAKDPLRCPADHNTFRDLIVDGCKRKAGGAEGYFFIQGRDNLITGCQITHLRHISLQGGNVEYNVLYDNDFHQEVSYHSGDNGNNLVEYNRITLPYDMPPVAPGDADAVTPVEARNNLPVYFALMGPWSSMHTNSANPNFAFRNDCVQNNHNHGSSTPWSDDTKVYVGPLKKGLSIQERIDNFPANGKGVPSGGTLYAVNLGGSTSVSVTGVSVSPSSKTIQVGATTTLSETVSPTNATNKTVTWSSSNTSVATVNSNGVVTGVSAGSATITVKTNDGNKTDTSAITVTSGGSSGGTTHTETFGNLTLDGWGTETYTGDGGFVWNVNAKGASGNIDSSKGIYFNTGSTGVVSNAIAGGISSFSVKCKDLWSSGVQRTIQLLVNGTVVGSMNHTGSSVYTFSVNNINITGSVTIGLKNASSGSGNNSIAIDDISWTTYAGSTSTPVTTTFTPTNDAYLQGTSLNNNTLIRVESGNRVGYLKYDLSSVNGTITEAKLKLKCNGDGGNGNVNIDLGNSNNWTETNLSSGNKPTSSALLGSNNSSYVVGTTYTWDLNASALSAGGNVSFIVTQTSGNDAAFASKENTATAPQLEITYTPASGARTSETPVGESLNTVSVVAFPNPFTDQIKVNFGAAPVREVGLVDINGRVVFKQTIVSGQQELEINNLNIENGIYLLRLVGEETQTFKVRKFSE from the coding sequence ATGATGAAAAAGTTACTTTATGTATTAATGATGAATCTACTGGTTTTTACAAGCCAGGCACAGCTCCGAGTAGGAGACCCTGGGGTCACAGTAGATCAGAGTAAATTTGACACGGATTATCCACAGATGAACCGCTGGGCCAATGCAGGGGTGAGAGGTGGGATTCCTTTTATCAGTTCTTTTGATAAAACGGCTAGTATGAATGCCGGTAATAGTTCGGCGATCAATGCGGCTATTACCAGCCTTTCTAATTCTCTCTCTAGTGGAGAAACAGGGTTGCTGACTTTGAATAATGGCACCTATACCATCAATGGTACGGTGAATATGAAATCGAATGTCTCTATCATAGGGCAAAGTAGAAATGGAGTGATTTGTAATATTACAATGAGTAGTAATGATGCATTTCTGTTCAATAATGTAAGCAATTGTGGGATATACAAACTCACGATCCAAGGCAGTTGGGGGCAGCCAATTTATAATTGGAACTATAGCTTGGATGAGAATAGAGAATTTACAAATACCAACGTGTCGGTACGTCTCAAAGGTGGTACAGAAGACTGCTGGCTAGATAAAGTGACTATACTCAATAGTGCAAAAGATCCACTCAGGTGCCCAGCCGATCACAATACCTTCAGAGATCTAATCGTAGATGGCTGTAAGCGCAAAGCAGGAGGAGCAGAAGGTTACTTTTTCATCCAAGGTCGTGACAATCTTATCACAGGATGTCAGATTACGCACTTGCGTCACATTTCACTGCAAGGGGGCAACGTGGAGTACAACGTGTTATACGACAATGACTTTCATCAAGAGGTCAGCTATCACTCTGGAGATAATGGCAACAACCTGGTGGAGTACAATAGAATTACGTTGCCATATGATATGCCTCCAGTGGCTCCAGGGGATGCTGATGCAGTCACTCCTGTAGAAGCGAGAAATAACCTGCCTGTGTATTTTGCACTGATGGGGCCTTGGTCTTCTATGCACACGAATTCTGCCAATCCCAACTTTGCTTTCAGAAACGATTGTGTGCAAAATAACCACAACCATGGAAGTTCTACGCCATGGTCTGACGATACCAAAGTGTATGTGGGGCCATTGAAGAAAGGACTCTCGATTCAAGAGCGCATAGATAATTTTCCTGCTAATGGAAAAGGAGTGCCGAGTGGAGGAACACTTTATGCGGTGAATTTAGGAGGCTCTACTAGTGTATCTGTCACAGGGGTGTCTGTATCACCTTCATCCAAGACGATACAAGTAGGAGCCACCACTACATTATCAGAGACGGTATCGCCAACCAATGCTACTAATAAGACGGTAACTTGGAGTTCGAGCAATACCTCAGTAGCGACAGTCAATAGCAATGGTGTAGTCACAGGTGTATCTGCAGGGTCTGCCACGATCACGGTCAAAACCAATGATGGCAACAAAACAGACACATCGGCTATTACCGTGACAAGTGGAGGGTCTTCAGGAGGGACTACACATACGGAAACTTTCGGGAATTTGACATTAGATGGCTGGGGTACGGAGACTTACACTGGCGATGGAGGGTTCGTTTGGAATGTCAATGCCAAAGGAGCCTCAGGGAATATCGACAGTTCTAAGGGTATATACTTCAATACAGGTAGTACGGGAGTGGTGTCCAATGCTATTGCAGGAGGGATCTCTTCTTTTTCTGTAAAATGCAAAGATTTATGGAGCTCTGGTGTACAGCGTACGATACAGTTGCTAGTGAATGGAACCGTAGTGGGTAGTATGAATCATACAGGATCTTCCGTTTATACTTTTTCAGTGAATAACATCAACATTACAGGTTCTGTGACCATTGGACTGAAGAATGCATCATCGGGAAGTGGAAATAATAGCATTGCCATTGATGATATCAGTTGGACTACTTATGCTGGATCTACTAGCACGCCAGTGACCACCACATTTACTCCTACAAATGATGCTTATTTGCAAGGTACATCTCTAAACAATAATACGCTGATTCGAGTGGAGTCGGGTAATCGTGTCGGGTATCTGAAGTATGATTTGAGTAGTGTGAATGGAACCATCACAGAGGCCAAGTTGAAATTGAAATGTAATGGAGATGGTGGCAATGGCAATGTCAATATTGACCTAGGCAACTCCAACAACTGGACAGAGACTAATTTGTCAAGCGGGAACAAACCTACCTCATCGGCACTTTTGGGTAGCAACAACAGTAGCTATGTCGTAGGTACTACTTATACATGGGACTTGAATGCCTCTGCTTTGTCTGCTGGAGGAAATGTGAGTTTCATCGTGACACAGACCAGTGGCAACGATGCCGCCTTTGCTTCGAAGGAAAATACAGCTACAGCCCCGCAGTTGGAGATTACATACACACCAGCGAGTGGAGCCCGAACAAGCGAAACACCTGTAGGCGAGTCCTTGAATACCGTATCAGTTGTCGCTTTCCCTAATCCATTCACAGATCAGATCAAAGTTAATTTTGGAGCTGCCCCAGTGCGAGAAGTGGGTTTGGTTGATATCAATGGTCGTGTAGTATTTAAACAAACGATTGTGTCAGGTCAGCAGGAGTTGGAAATAAACAATCTAAATATTGAAAATGGGATCTACTTACTCAGACTGGTGGGAGAAGAAACCCAAACGTTTAAGGTTAGAAAATTCAGTGAATAA
- a CDS encoding acetolactate decarboxylase, protein MKHTLYLVLIIGILVGLGACVQNQKEPTNIALPATEGAGAAQSDVLYHYSIWKAFVNKIFASALTAKELKTKGDLALGSYDDLDGELIMLNGILFRASENGQVNTVEDHTPIAYATAAFFETDQSFALPKINNYKQLREAIKAQMISKNIFYAFKIKGHFSKMKCGKLHKQGQPFTEGEDVLIQKRPVFVRENFKGTMVGFFCPDFVENVNVANYHLHVVSEDRAFAGHVMEVEAENLIVEMDYMYDYQLVLPRSEEFLQGNFEKELQCQK, encoded by the coding sequence ATGAAACATACGCTTTATTTAGTACTAATAATCGGAATACTGGTAGGGTTAGGAGCGTGTGTGCAAAACCAAAAAGAGCCTACGAATATAGCACTGCCAGCTACTGAAGGAGCAGGTGCAGCCCAATCAGATGTACTCTATCACTATTCTATATGGAAGGCTTTTGTCAATAAAATATTTGCTAGTGCACTGACTGCCAAGGAACTGAAAACGAAAGGTGATTTGGCTTTGGGGTCGTACGACGACTTGGACGGAGAGCTGATTATGCTAAACGGGATACTCTTTCGAGCCTCTGAAAACGGTCAGGTGAATACCGTGGAGGATCATACCCCAATAGCGTATGCGACAGCTGCATTTTTTGAAACAGATCAGTCATTTGCACTACCCAAAATCAACAACTACAAGCAGCTAAGAGAAGCGATCAAGGCTCAAATGATTTCTAAAAATATATTTTATGCTTTTAAAATCAAGGGTCATTTTTCTAAAATGAAATGTGGAAAACTACACAAGCAAGGGCAGCCTTTCACAGAAGGAGAAGACGTATTGATACAAAAACGCCCTGTTTTCGTACGTGAAAATTTTAAAGGAACGATGGTTGGTTTCTTCTGTCCAGATTTTGTTGAGAATGTCAATGTGGCAAACTATCATCTGCATGTCGTATCAGAGGATCGGGCATTTGCTGGGCATGTGATGGAGGTAGAAGCCGAAAACCTCATTGTTGAGATGGATTATATGTACGACTATCAATTGGTTTTGCCTCGTTCTGAGGAGTTTCTTCAAGGGAATTTTGAGAAGGAGTTACAATGCCAGAAGTAA
- a CDS encoding carbohydrate-binding family 9-like protein has product MKRKLLFLSLGLISVWQVQSQPAGSVYASRIHTAIIIDGQLNEPAWQKTMPKSLDYFYGVEQPSDRQQTEVKLLWDDENVYISFYCKDKYLTARERTRNGKTFFDDCAEVFITPASGIGRMHFGFEVNLYKTPNDFIYVSQFIDGKSGVVKSYNPAYELGVYYQGTLNNNEDVDMGWSMEMALPLQLFHNPKTFVKAEIGAKWTVMIVRQDRNEVSGTRRTSSVMFPLEDSVANIHTPSNFGWLKFVE; this is encoded by the coding sequence ATGAAAAGGAAACTACTTTTTTTAAGCCTAGGGCTAATCAGTGTATGGCAGGTGCAGTCCCAACCTGCTGGCTCTGTGTATGCTAGTCGCATTCATACCGCTATAATTATCGATGGTCAGCTAAACGAACCTGCTTGGCAAAAAACGATGCCTAAGTCTTTGGACTATTTCTATGGAGTAGAACAGCCGTCGGACAGACAGCAAACGGAGGTAAAGTTGCTTTGGGATGACGAAAATGTATATATCTCTTTCTACTGTAAAGACAAATATTTGACAGCTAGAGAAAGAACTAGAAATGGTAAAACCTTTTTCGATGACTGTGCGGAGGTTTTTATCACACCAGCCTCAGGTATAGGCAGGATGCACTTTGGATTCGAAGTCAACCTGTATAAAACGCCTAACGACTTTATCTATGTCAGTCAGTTTATTGATGGGAAATCTGGAGTAGTCAAATCCTACAATCCAGCTTATGAGCTGGGTGTATACTATCAAGGTACCTTAAATAACAATGAGGATGTAGATATGGGATGGTCTATGGAAATGGCTTTGCCTCTCCAGCTTTTTCACAATCCCAAAACATTTGTCAAGGCAGAAATTGGCGCAAAGTGGACAGTGATGATCGTGAGACAAGATCGCAACGAAGTCTCTGGGACAAGGCGTACGTCATCCGTCATGTTTCCATTGGAAGACTCGGTTGCTAATATCCATACCCCAAGCAATTTTGGTTGGTTGAAATTTGTAGAATAA
- a CDS encoding DUF4955 domain-containing protein, producing MKDKNQHAMKYALLVILGVTLYTTCQHPPSPNAKIYDDFVNDPIKSQLQDFSYAGYGYGEKTILEDRSLINVNHFGIMPNTGEDLTIPVQALLDSIGQAGGGVVFFPKGRYAFNMDTSQVQFLTIDYDHIVIRGEGTDENGTILYSGSNTVQLDESPWISPFMIRTGYQIQGTKKMWGFKSRKIDQSALAEAKAKTNQDGTIYEAEAIASFAKEAKKGDTVIYLDQTIDVRPGDFLLLGMYNTSEDGNLIKDLLSPMDSFESYMGAALQAGPEQAASYQVLVEVKAADAENRIELVQPLRRDMPMIYEPVVAMAPMLTGIGIENVRFESGWDGEFCHHGCEDSDKRESRIMDYGWNAINMARVAHGWVKNVCIKNFTNAIYLQDSRNVTISEVTLRGYNGHAGIKLYGHSEDNLIENITINTHFRHILSGEGNGYGNVFRYVTYELKDEDGDGEAQIDFHGFSDRFFSPMGYNLFENIKGIHAIRGSGAQHNLPNASRGNVFWNIEASPTGQYAEIIQYYKNYKEGKEIKSDHYKYYPGSIVVGFYGEGKQFVIEGSPADRTDEGVYVESLNTGKVQPESLYQAQLEYRLKQR from the coding sequence ATGAAAGACAAAAACCAGCACGCTATGAAATATGCCTTATTAGTCATCTTAGGAGTTACCCTATATACGACTTGTCAACATCCACCATCACCTAATGCTAAGATTTATGATGACTTTGTAAATGATCCGATCAAGAGTCAATTACAAGATTTTTCTTATGCTGGTTATGGCTATGGAGAAAAGACAATATTAGAAGACCGCTCTTTAATCAATGTCAATCACTTTGGTATTATGCCGAATACAGGCGAAGATTTGACCATACCTGTACAAGCTCTTTTGGATTCGATAGGACAAGCAGGAGGAGGTGTAGTATTTTTCCCAAAGGGACGTTATGCTTTTAATATGGATACGAGTCAAGTGCAGTTTCTTACGATAGACTATGATCATATAGTGATACGTGGCGAAGGCACAGACGAAAATGGCACCATACTCTATAGCGGATCAAATACTGTCCAGCTGGACGAGTCCCCGTGGATTTCTCCTTTTATGATTCGAACAGGTTATCAGATACAGGGAACCAAAAAAATGTGGGGATTCAAAAGTAGAAAAATAGACCAATCCGCATTGGCAGAAGCCAAAGCCAAGACCAATCAAGACGGAACCATCTACGAAGCAGAAGCAATAGCGTCTTTTGCCAAAGAAGCGAAGAAAGGCGATACAGTCATTTACCTAGATCAAACCATCGATGTCCGACCTGGAGACTTTCTTTTATTGGGGATGTACAATACCTCCGAAGATGGTAATTTGATCAAGGATCTTTTGAGTCCGATGGACTCATTCGAGTCCTATATGGGGGCGGCCTTACAAGCTGGACCAGAACAGGCAGCCAGTTATCAGGTTTTGGTAGAAGTGAAGGCGGCAGATGCTGAAAACCGTATTGAACTGGTGCAGCCCTTGCGTCGAGACATGCCGATGATCTATGAGCCAGTAGTGGCTATGGCTCCTATGCTCACAGGCATAGGTATTGAAAATGTACGTTTCGAAAGTGGCTGGGATGGAGAATTTTGTCATCATGGCTGTGAGGATTCTGATAAAAGAGAATCAAGAATTATGGACTATGGGTGGAATGCCATCAATATGGCTCGTGTAGCGCACGGGTGGGTAAAAAACGTTTGTATTAAGAATTTTACTAATGCGATTTACCTACAGGATAGTAGAAATGTGACCATTAGTGAGGTTACGCTACGAGGGTACAATGGACATGCAGGGATCAAACTGTATGGGCATTCAGAAGACAATCTCATAGAGAATATAACCATCAATACTCATTTTCGACACATACTCAGTGGAGAGGGCAATGGCTACGGCAATGTGTTTAGATATGTGACCTATGAGCTGAAAGATGAAGATGGAGACGGCGAAGCTCAGATAGATTTTCATGGATTTTCGGATCGTTTTTTTTCACCAATGGGGTATAATTTATTTGAAAATATTAAGGGAATTCATGCCATCAGAGGATCGGGAGCACAGCACAATTTACCCAATGCCTCTCGTGGCAATGTGTTTTGGAATATTGAGGCAAGCCCAACTGGCCAGTATGCAGAAATCATTCAATATTATAAAAACTATAAAGAAGGCAAAGAAATAAAATCAGATCACTACAAGTATTACCCAGGTTCTATTGTGGTAGGTTTTTATGGTGAAGGCAAGCAGTTTGTCATAGAGGGTAGCCCTGCTGACCGAACAGATGAGGGGGTTTATGTAGAATCGCTCAATACCGGAAAGGTTCAGCCAGAGTCATTGTATCAAGCACAATTAGAATATCGACTGAAACAGAGGTAG
- a CDS encoding helix-turn-helix domain-containing protein yields MKTYLYCLVIVMSAVGRGVSQNQDMFFENDRMNKTVLEGCNLSDQVSMQELNLEGETLYSGKSYAFLDNQNTDKTHTIAIYTSEESGTYTLHVWSDAPESSLSIVVIPPFWNVVLLWSVLAFFFAVFILILVKKRKARRDTARQRFVANHRYTEEEEKFVEEVQRIVNENLSNDAFSIEMLSKQVGVSRTQLNRKLHELMDTTPSELVRSFRVHTAAQLIRESGMRMTEIYLQVGFSGRAPFIDNFKKYYQMTPSDYARKYRQRRKRGKNMEDES; encoded by the coding sequence ATGAAAACCTATCTCTACTGCCTAGTGATTGTCATGAGTGCTGTAGGAAGAGGTGTGTCCCAAAACCAGGACATGTTTTTTGAAAATGATCGTATGAATAAAACGGTTTTGGAGGGTTGTAATTTGTCCGATCAAGTTTCGATGCAGGAGTTAAACCTTGAAGGTGAAACCTTGTATTCAGGGAAAAGTTATGCTTTTCTGGATAATCAAAATACAGATAAAACACATACCATAGCAATATATACGAGTGAAGAATCGGGAACTTACACCTTGCATGTTTGGTCGGATGCCCCCGAGTCTTCACTGTCTATAGTCGTTATCCCTCCATTTTGGAACGTTGTTTTGCTGTGGTCTGTACTGGCATTTTTTTTTGCAGTTTTCATTTTAATACTTGTGAAAAAACGAAAAGCAAGAAGGGATACAGCGAGGCAACGGTTTGTTGCTAATCATAGATATACAGAAGAGGAAGAAAAATTCGTCGAGGAGGTACAACGTATTGTAAACGAAAACCTCTCAAATGATGCATTTTCTATTGAAATGTTGAGCAAGCAGGTAGGAGTAAGCAGAACACAGCTCAATAGGAAATTGCATGAATTGATGGACACTACTCCAAGTGAATTGGTTAGATCCTTTAGGGTACATACAGCAGCTCAGCTCATCAGAGAGAGCGGTATGCGCATGACAGAAATATACCTGCAGGTGGGTTTTTCAGGAAGGGCTCCTTTTATTGACAATTTCAAAAAATATTATCAGATGACCCCAAGTGATTATGCCAGAAAGTATCGGCAGCGTAGAAAAAGAGGAAAGAACATGGAAGATGAATCATAG